In Musa acuminata AAA Group cultivar baxijiao chromosome BXJ2-3, Cavendish_Baxijiao_AAA, whole genome shotgun sequence, the following proteins share a genomic window:
- the LOC103979895 gene encoding pentatricopeptide repeat-containing protein At4g28010-like has translation MSQSRIPATRHRLFAVISPSSPAQKRCLACKHSASLPTTDAPTKPGERAPPLSRKGATADHRTLTALIDSFLHAKNLKSAFSAVGLMFKSGHASDAFLLNLLMKGLCKGHSVSEAVKLFREIEHKKWIPADSVTYNTLINGLCKEKRMEEAMELWREMARAGPCCSPNAITYSTIMDGLCKVGRVEEAMSLLDDMKRSGLDADVFVYTSLVSGWCNAGSVDRGMDLFHEMLQKGVHPNLVTYSCLIHGLSKLGRWQEADDMLRSMADRGIHPDVFTYTSLIDGLCKDGKSAEAMRLLDLMVEKGEEPSNVTYNVLINHMCKDGLIEDAFGFLEKISEKGNVPDVVTYNTLILGLCNVGKIDEAVKVFGKMLESSSNVKPDLMTFNTLIHGLCKIGRAQQALNLRKMMVRRGHPCNLVTYNILIGGLLKAKNVRKAMMLKSAMADVGLKPDSFTYSIMLNGHCKMRDVEAAERLLSEMKNNGISPTSYDYNSLMRLHSKTDRMEQALSLFDEMDDNHKPDLVSFTILIDGACKTGDLEFAKDLFADMLHRGITPDLVTYSVLINRLAESGKLDEAMEVLDGMKAKELSPDVVVYDSLIRQFGAKGETSKIIDLLHEMAANDVALDAKFVSTILDTLPFDGEDKVLLENLPNFSKEISEGTSLSCHELIKKIQRTCPELQIQAS, from the coding sequence ATGTCTCAGTCCAGAATTCCTGCAACCCGCCACCGCCTGTTTGCTGTGATCAGCCCGTCTTCACCCGCCCAGAAGCGATGCTTAGCCTGCAAGCACTCCGCTTCTCTTCCAACCACAGACGCCCCGACCAAGCCTGGGGAGCGAGCACCGCCGCTCTCCCGTAAGGGAGCTACAGCCGACCACCGCACGCTCACAGCCCTGATCGACTCTTTCCTTCACGCCAAGAACCTCAAGTCCGCGTTTTCGGCCGTCGGTTTGATGTTCAAGAGTGGCCATGCGTCGGACGCCTTCCTCTTGAACCTGCTCATGAAAGGCCTCTGCAAAGGCCACTCTGTTTCCGAAGCCGTAAAGCTGTTCCGGGAGATCGAGCATAAGAAGTGGATCCCTGCCGACAGCGTCACCTATAACACCCTCATCAATGGGCTCTGCAAGGAGAAGAGGATGGAAGAAGCTATGGAGCTCTGGAGAGAGATGGCGAGAGCTGGCCCTTGCTGCTCCCCGAACGCTATCACCTACTCGACGATCATGGATGGTCTGTGTAAGGTCGGCAGGGTCGAGGAAGCCATGTCCTTGTTGGATGACATGAAAAGGAGCGGTCTTGACGCCGATGTGTTCGTCTACACTTCTCTCGTAAGCGGTTGGTGTAATGCCGGCTCGGTCGACAGGGGCATGGATCTCTTCCATGAGATGTTACAGAAGGGAGTGCACCCCAATTTGGTCACTTACAGCTGCTTGATCCATGGCTTGTCGAAGCTCGGGCGTTGGCAGGAGGCTGACGATATGCTGCGTAGCATGGCCGATCGAGGGATCCATCCCGACGTATTCACGTATACTAGCTTGATCGATGGGCTCTGCAAAGACGGGAAGAGCGCGGAGGCAATGAGGTTGTTAGATCTCATGGTGGAAAAGGGTGAGGAGCCGAGCAACGTCACGTACAATGTCCTGATTAATCATATGTGCAAGGATGGCCTGATTGAAGATGCTTTCGGGTTCCTTGAGAAGATCTCGGAGAAGGGAAACGTGCCGGATGTGGTGACCTACAACACACTAATCCTGGGGCTCTGCAATGTGGGCAAGATTGATGAAGCTGTCAAGGTGTTCGGTAAAATGCTTGAGAGTAGTTCTAATGTCAAACCAGATTTGATGACTTTTAACACGCTTATACACGGACTTTGTAAGATTGGTCGTGCTCAACAGGCCTTGAATTTACGGAAGATGATGGTAAGGAGAGGGCACCCTTGCAACCTGGTCACTTACAATATACTCATCGGTGGGCTTCTCAAGGCCAAGAATGTTCGTAAGGCAATGATGCTCAAAAGTGCGATGGCTGATGTGGGGCTGAAGCCTGACTCCTTCACATACAGTATCATGTTGAATGGGCACTGTAAAATGAGAGATGTTGAGGCTGCTGAAAGGCTCCTTAGTGAAATGAAAAACAACGGAATAAGTCCTACTTCATATGACTATAATTCATTGATGAGACTACATAGTAAAACAGATAGAATGGAGCAGGCATTGAGTTTGTTTGATGAGATGGATGATAACCACAAACCTGATCTCGTATCCTTTACTATTTTAATTGATGGGGCATGCAAAACAGGAGACTTGGAGTTTGCAAAAGACTTGTTTGCAGATATGCTTCATAGAGGAATTACTCCTGATTTGGTTACTTATTCTGTGTTGATAAATAGACTCGCTGAATCAGGAAAACTGGATGAAGCTATGGAAGTGCTTGACGGCATGAAAGCTAAGGAATTATCTCCAGATGTAGTGGTGTATGATTCTCTCATTCGTCAATTTGGGGCAAAAGGTGAAACTAGCAAAATCATTGACTTGCTTCATGAAATGGCAGCTAATGATGTGGCTCTTGATGCAAAATTTGTCTCAACTATACTGGATACTTTACCTTTTGATGGAGAAGACAAGGTCCTATTAGAAAATTTGCCAAACTTCTCGAAAGAAATATCTGAAGGAACAAGCCTTTCATGTCatgaattaattaaaaaaattcagaGAACTTGTCCTGAGCTCCAAATACAAGCTTCTTGA
- the LOC103979893 gene encoding FLUCTUATING-LIGHT-ACCLIMATION protein 1, chloroplastic gives MGSGLLLETISVWRDPSKCRPPHLLRWNPLLQPPRPQFLVVGSRKPIGFPLRCTPRPPSATAEKKTDRPPGAALRFVLDTLDRLKKPAAAIVLLGFLLTVDPCGALAASGGRMGGTAFSSSSSRSHSSSSWCYSDPPVSSFSYSAPYYTPSPFGGGLYVGPAVGVGFGAGSGFFLLMMGFVAVILLSGFLPDRADDWSVLTATQRTSVIKLQVGLLDTARSFQKDLDQIAEAADTSTAEGLNYILTETTLALLRHPDCCISAYYSVDMKRSIDDGEKCFNQLSIEERGKFDEETLVNVNNIRRQKTSKKTFKSFSNEYIVATILVAAEGVYRLPVINGSGDLKEALQKLGSIPSSKTLAVEVLWTPQDENDTLSERELLEDYPLLRPL, from the exons ATGGGTTCTGGTTTATTACTGGAAACCATCTCCGTGTGGAGAGACCCGTCCAAGTGCAGGCCTCCCCACCTGCTACGATGGAATCCTCTCCTCCAACCTCCTCGACCCCAATTCCTCGTCGTCGGATCTCGGAAACCCATCGGGTTCCCCCTCAGATGCACTCCGAGGCCGCCGTCCGCCACCGCCGAGAAGAAAACGGATCGCCCCCCGGGCGCGGCGCTGCGATTCGTCCTTGATACCTTGGACAGGCTCAAGAAACCGGCGGCCGCCATCGTCTTGCTCGGGTTCCTCCTCACCGTCGATCCGTGTGGCGCCCTCGCGGCGTCCGGGGGGCGGATGGGCGGGACGGccttctcctcctcgtcctctcgGTCGCACTCGTCCTCTTCCTGGTGTTACTCGGATCCTCCCGTCTCAAGCTTCTCTTACTCGGCGCCCTACTACACTCCCTCGCCGTTCGGAGGGGGGCTCTACGTGGGGCCGGCCGTCGGCGTGGGTTTCGGCGCGGGGTCGGGCTTCTTCCTCCTCATGATGGGGTTCGTGGCGGTTATTTTGCTCTCTGGGTTCCTCCCGGATCGAGCAGACGATTGGAGCGTCCTCACGGCCACGCAAAGGACCAGCGTCATCAAACTTCAG GTTGGCCTCTTGGACACTGCACGATCATTTCAAAAAGATCTTGATCAGATTGCTGAAGCTGCAGACACATCTACTGCAGAGGGGTTGAATTACATTTTAACAG agacaacattggctttgcttcGTCATCCAGATTGCTGCATCTCTGCTTACTATTCT GTGGACATGAAACGTAGTATCGACGATGGGGAGAAATGTTTCAATCAACTTTCAATTGAAGAGCGAGGTAAATTTGATGAAGAGACACTTGTGAATGTGAACAACATTAGAAGACAAAAAACAAGCAAGAAAACATTCAAAAGTTTCAGCAATGAGTATATTGTG GCCACGATTCTGGTTGCTGCTGAGGGTGTATACAGACTACCTGTCATAAATGGCAGCGGGGACTTGAAAGAGGCACTGCAGAAGCTCGGTTCTATACCTTCTAGCAAGACACTG GCTGTGGAGGTTTTATGGACACCACAAGATGAGAATGACACCCTTTCAGAAAGGGAGCTTCTCGAGGACTATCCACTTTTGAGACCCTTGTGA
- the LOC103980075 gene encoding dof zinc finger protein DOF5.7-like, with translation MADDSHASGGSKSTATAAELQQPEQGLKCPRCDSSNTKFCYYNNYSLAQPRHYCKACRRYWTKGGALRNVPIGGGCRKNKRSRSSTTSRLSLESIDPMLGVPDSGAGLKFLSSLPSLSPGFQVGVLPFSGLHSLAASDVFNGNQCISFGDMISSPGATMSSSSGMAATPMMEYRHPASAVGVYSDTGGCSSSVGNSHANKSIAPSIESLSSINQDLHWKLQQQRLAIFFGGQTHTDSSSSRSSMPAYPTPSSKDAGLEGNESTKVRVSSEHNTSPVWFIESSSYTIPLATTTTTNTTTIMTNNNNSSNNTSTWNGTPWPAWSDMPQFGTLP, from the coding sequence ATGGCCGACGATTCCCACGCATCAGGAGGCAGCAAGAGCACCGCGACCGCCGCCGAGTTGCAGCAGCCGGAGCAAGGCCTCAAGTGCCCGCGATGTGACTCTtccaacaccaagttctgctactacaacaactacagcctCGCACAACCCAGGCACTACTGCAAGGCCTGCAGGCGGTACTGGACCAAGGGCGGCGCCCTGCGCAACGTGCCCATCGGCGGCGGGTGCCGCAAGAACAAGCGGTCCAGATCGTCCACAACGTCGCGCCTGTCGCTCGAGTCGATCGATCCCATGCTCGGAGTACCTGACTCCGGCGCTGGCCTAAAGTTCCTAAGCTCGTTGCCCTCCCTCTCCCCAGGCTTCCAGGTCGGTGTCCTCCCTTTCTCCGGTCTCCATTCTCTGGCTGCTTCAGACGTGTTCAACGGCAACCAGTGCATCTCCTTCGGAGACATGATCTCCTCGCCCGGTGCAACGATGTCGTCCTCATCCGGCATGGCTGCTACTCCTATGATGGAATATCGCCACCCGGCCTCTGCTGTAGGGGTTTATAGCGACACAGGCGGTTGCTCTTCGTCTGTGGGGAACAGCCATGCGAACAAAAGCATTGCCCCTTCCATCGAATCCTTGAGCTCCATTAACCAAGATCTCCATTGGAAACTTCAGCAGCagagattggctatcttcttcggAGGGCAAACTCATacagacagcagcagcagcagaagcagcatGCCTGCCTACCCAACTCCGAGCTCCAAAGATGCCGGCTTGGAGGGCAACGAGTCCACAAAGGTTCGTGTCAGCAGTGAGCACAATACTTCACCAGTATGGTTCATCGAGTCTTCTTCTTATACCATCCCCcttgccaccaccaccaccaccaatacGACTACGATCAtgaccaacaacaacaacagcagcaacaaCACAAGCACATGGAATGGAACTCCATGGCCAGCATGGAGTGACATGCCACAGTTCGGCACACTACCATGA